TATTTATGAAGTTCCCAGTCTATTTTTAATCAAAAAAAGTCATGGGAGTCTTTACAAACAAGATAGTCAAATAGAAATAATAAAATAATAATAAAAGGAAAGACATGTTAGATTTAGCAATTATTGGTGGAGGACCCGCTGGATTGACTGCAGGATTGTATGCAACACGAGGGGGACTAAAAGACGTCGTGATGTTTGAAAAAGGTATGCCGGGGGGTCAAATTACGAGTAGTAGTGAGATTGAAAATTATCCTGGAATATCTGAGGTGATGAGCGGATTGGATATGATGCAAAATTGGCCAGACCAATGCATGCGATTTGGTATGAAACATAGAATGGATGAAGTCAGTAGAGTCTCTAAAAGAGAAGATGGTATTTTTGAAATCAAACTCTTAAATGACGAAATAATAGAATCCAAAAGTGTTGTAGTTTGCACCGGTAGCACACCAAGACGATCGGGTGTCAAGGGTGAAGATAAATTTTTTGGACGGGGTGTGAGTACGTGTGCAACGTGTGATGGATTTTTCTATAAAGACAAAGAAGTCGCTGTTTTAGGTGGTGGTGATACGGCACTAGAAGAGGCATTGTATCTCGCTAATATCTGCTCAAAAGTGCATTTGATACACAGAAGAGATGCATTCCGTGCGAGCCCTGTGACGGTAGAAAAAGTGAAAAATAATGCCAATATTGAATTAATTTTAAATGCAACAGTGGATGAGATTTACGGCGACAACAGTGGCGTGATGGGTGTGAAAATTTCCCAAAAAGATGGCGGAAAAATAGATTTAGCGGTACCGGGTATTTTTGTCTTTGTTGGTATGAATGTTAATAATTCAATTTTGATGCAAGAAGATGGAACACCATTGTGTGAATTAAATGAAAATGGTAATGTGATTGTAGATCTTGAAATGCACACCTCGGTCAAAGGATTGTT
This genomic window from Sulfurospirillum sp. 1612 contains:
- the trxB gene encoding thioredoxin-disulfide reductase, with the protein product MLDLAIIGGGPAGLTAGLYATRGGLKDVVMFEKGMPGGQITSSSEIENYPGISEVMSGLDMMQNWPDQCMRFGMKHRMDEVSRVSKREDGIFEIKLLNDEIIESKSVVVCTGSTPRRSGVKGEDKFFGRGVSTCATCDGFFYKDKEVAVLGGGDTALEEALYLANICSKVHLIHRRDAFRASPVTVEKVKNNANIELILNATVDEIYGDNSGVMGVKISQKDGGKIDLAVPGIFVFVGMNVNNSILMQEDGTPLCELNENGNVIVDLEMHTSVKGLFAAGDLRIKASKQVVCAAGDGATAGIQALEYVND